The following are encoded together in the Arvicanthis niloticus isolate mArvNil1 chromosome 9, mArvNil1.pat.X, whole genome shotgun sequence genome:
- the Tigar gene encoding fructose-2,6-bisphosphatase TIGAR: protein MPRFALTVIRHGETRLNKEKIIQGQGVDAPLSETGFRQAAAAGQFLSNVQFTHAFSSDLTRTKQTIHGILEKSRFCKDMAVKYDSRLRERMYGVAEGRPLSELRAMARAAGEECPMFTPPGGETVEQVKMRGKDFFDFICQLILDKTGQRESYSPGAPGHCLGSSLAEVFPVGKHVSLGSNPEGGALGLAASVLVVSHGAYMRSLFGYFLSDLRCSLPATRDKFELSSITPNTGISVFIIDCEEACKPSIQCVCMNLQDHLNGATDKH from the exons ATGCCACGCTTCGCCTTGACCGTCATCCGCCA tggAGAAACAAGACTTAATAAGGAGAAAATCATTCAAG GACAAGGAGTAGACGCACCCCTTTCTGAGACTGGGTTTAGGCAAGCAGCTGCCGCTGGTCAGTTTCTGAGCAATGTGCAGTTTACGCACGCTTTCTCCAGTGATCTCACAAGGACTAAGCAG ACCATACACGGCATTTTGGAGAAAAGCAGATTTTGCAAAGACATGGCGGTGAAGTACGACTCCAGACTCCGAGAAAGG ATGTATGGCGTCGCAGAAGGCAGGCCGCTAAGCGAGCTCCGAGCCATGGCCAGAGCCGCTGGGGAAGAGTGTCCCATGTTCACCCCACCTGGAGGAGAGACGGTAGAGCAG GTGAAAATGCGTGGGAAGGATTTCTTTGATTTCATTTGTCAGCTGATCCTGGACAAGACAGGCCAGAGAGAAAGCTACTCCCCTGGAGCGCCAGGCCACTGTTTGGGAAGCTCGTTAGCCGAGGTTTTCCCTGTGGGAAAACATGTCAGCTTGGGGTCGAATCCCGAAGGCGGAGCCCTGGGCTTAGCAGCCAGCGTCTTAGTTGTGAGCCATGGAGCTTACATGAGAAGCCTCTTTGGTTATTTTCTGAGTGACCTCAGATGCTCACTGCCAGCAACAAGAGACAAATTCGAACTTTCATCCATCACTCCCAACACTGGGATCAGTGTCTTCATCATAGACTGTGAGGAAGCATGCAAGCCATCGATTCAGTGTGTCTGTATGAACCTCCAGGACCATCTGAATGGAGCGACCGACAAGCACTGA